The proteins below come from a single Methanobacterium petrolearium genomic window:
- the glmM gene encoding phosphoglucosamine mutase has product MEPNIPKLFGTSGIRGKVGDEITPELALNVGRAISTYLGIGHDVVMGYDTRTSNLMLERAVSAGILQGGCNVLSVGMVPTPIVGYATMKLGANAGVMITASHNPSPDNGIKLWNPDGMAYLQKQERIIEKIIHEKKFFNASWQDIGKIRDVSAVVNDYIEDLLDSVNIAPGLKVVVDCANGAASYLSPLILRKAGCQVVSLNAQPDGFFPGRKPEPSAANLQELMKVVKATGADLGIAHDGDADRMVAVDDEGRMADFDKLLALVSAEIGGCVVTTVDASACIDRTMKEVEGTVERTKVGDVHVAEMIHDINATFGGEPSGTWLHPQFCMCPDGILSALRVIELVQNKGPLSKLLDDIVSYPTIRDKINCQDYQKEKIMQMAETDLSSLFDDVVDVNLKDGVRISFSDGSWVLVRPSGTESFIRITLEGMTEDKAQIIHEKSARFIEKFI; this is encoded by the coding sequence TTGGAACCTAACATTCCAAAACTCTTCGGCACCTCTGGAATAAGGGGGAAAGTAGGAGACGAAATAACTCCAGAACTAGCTTTAAATGTAGGAAGAGCCATTTCAACCTATCTTGGTATAGGACATGACGTGGTTATGGGATATGACACCAGAACTTCAAATCTGATGCTGGAAAGAGCGGTTAGTGCTGGTATCTTGCAAGGAGGGTGTAATGTTTTGAGTGTGGGAATGGTTCCCACACCAATAGTAGGTTACGCCACCATGAAACTTGGAGCCAATGCTGGAGTAATGATTACTGCATCTCACAACCCTTCCCCAGACAATGGAATTAAACTGTGGAATCCTGATGGTATGGCTTATCTTCAAAAACAGGAAAGAATTATTGAAAAGATAATCCACGAAAAAAAGTTTTTTAATGCATCCTGGCAAGATATTGGGAAGATTAGAGATGTGAGTGCTGTAGTCAATGATTATATTGAAGATCTGCTGGATTCAGTGAATATTGCACCAGGTCTTAAGGTAGTTGTTGATTGTGCAAATGGTGCTGCTTCTTATCTATCTCCTTTGATCCTTAGAAAAGCTGGTTGTCAAGTAGTCAGTTTAAATGCACAACCAGATGGGTTTTTCCCAGGGAGAAAACCAGAACCTTCCGCTGCCAACCTGCAAGAACTCATGAAAGTAGTGAAAGCCACAGGAGCGGATTTGGGAATAGCTCATGATGGTGATGCAGATCGAATGGTGGCCGTGGATGATGAGGGTAGAATGGCAGATTTCGATAAACTTTTAGCCCTGGTATCAGCAGAAATAGGTGGTTGTGTGGTTACCACCGTGGACGCCTCAGCCTGCATTGACCGTACTATGAAAGAAGTAGAGGGCACCGTGGAAAGGACTAAAGTGGGTGATGTGCACGTGGCAGAGATGATCCATGATATAAATGCAACTTTTGGAGGCGAACCATCTGGAACATGGTTACATCCACAGTTTTGCATGTGTCCTGATGGTATATTATCTGCCCTCCGGGTTATAGAACTGGTTCAAAATAAAGGACCCCTGTCAAAGCTTCTGGATGATATAGTAAGTTATCCTACAATTAGAGATAAAATAAATTGTCAGGACTACCAGAAAGAAAAAATCATGCAAATGGCAGAAACTGATCTTTCCTCACTTTTTGATGATGTGGTGGATGTCAACCTTAAAGACGGAGTTAGAATTTCTTTTTCTGATGGAAGTTGGGTTCTTGTTAGACCTTCTGGGACAGAATCATTCATCAGAATAACTTTAGAGGGAATGACAGAGGATAAAGCTCAGATAATACATGAAAAATCCGCAAGATTCATAGAAAAGTTCATATAG